One segment of Candidatus Effluviviaceae Genus I sp. DNA contains the following:
- a CDS encoding metallophosphoesterase: protein MTRCLFVSDLHGREERVRKLFGEIARRTPAAVFVGGDIMPHHYLPDAPEDFLGDCLFAGLDDLRARLGKVYPKVFTILGNDDGRWTEERLKDADERGLLVYAHGRATPFGQWTVYGYAYVPPTPFRLKDWERYDVSRHLEPGCVSPEEGARSVPVSPDEARYATILEDLGELTRDRDLGRAVFLFHAPPYDTDLDRAALDDIVVDHVPVDVHIGSIAIRRFIEERRPYLTLHGHVHESARLTGSWRTTLGGTTAVSAAHDGPELAVVGFDMEDPSAAERELL from the coding sequence ATGACGAGATGCCTCTTCGTCAGCGACCTTCACGGACGAGAGGAACGCGTCCGGAAGCTGTTCGGCGAGATCGCTCGACGGACGCCGGCGGCCGTGTTCGTCGGCGGCGACATCATGCCGCACCACTATCTCCCGGATGCGCCGGAGGACTTCCTGGGCGACTGCCTCTTCGCCGGCCTGGATGACCTGCGCGCGCGCCTCGGGAAGGTCTACCCGAAGGTCTTCACGATCCTCGGGAACGACGACGGGCGCTGGACCGAGGAGCGGCTGAAGGACGCCGACGAGCGCGGGCTCCTCGTGTACGCGCACGGTCGGGCGACGCCGTTCGGGCAATGGACCGTGTACGGCTACGCGTACGTGCCTCCCACGCCGTTCCGCCTCAAGGACTGGGAGCGCTACGACGTCTCTCGGCACCTCGAGCCCGGGTGCGTCTCGCCCGAGGAAGGCGCCCGTTCGGTTCCCGTCTCGCCGGACGAGGCGCGCTACGCGACGATCCTCGAGGACCTCGGCGAGCTGACCCGCGACCGCGACCTCGGGCGCGCCGTCTTCCTCTTCCATGCCCCGCCGTACGACACGGACCTCGACCGCGCGGCGCTCGACGACATTGTCGTCGACCACGTGCCCGTCGACGTGCACATCGGGAGCATCGCGATCAGGCGCTTCATCGAGGAGCGCCGGCCCTACCTGACGCTTCACGGCCACGTCCACGAGTCCGCGCGGCTCACGGGATCGTGGCGCACGACGCTGGGCGGCACCACGGCCGTGTCCGCGGCGCACGACGGCCCGGAGCTCGCCGTCGTCGGGTTCGACATGGAGGACCCGTCCGCCGCCGAGCGGGAACTCCTCTAA
- a CDS encoding HD domain-containing protein, whose amino-acid sequence MADVTFNKVAKNQAIGSMLRQADEQLRIIGYTEHGVRHGKWVGRTAQRVLTQLGKDTREAELGGIAGYLHDIGNLINREDHAQSGALLSYQLLTEMGLPLSEVITIVSSIGNHHEDHGDPVGNVSAALILADKADVHRSRVRNPSTLRFDIHDRVNFAVKKSQLEVYPEEQIIKLDLTIDTSISQVMEYFEIFMSRMVISRKAAEILDCTYELSMNGNRLL is encoded by the coding sequence ATGGCGGACGTCACGTTCAACAAGGTCGCGAAGAACCAGGCCATCGGCAGCATGCTCCGGCAGGCCGACGAGCAGCTCAGGATCATCGGGTACACGGAGCACGGTGTTCGGCACGGGAAGTGGGTGGGGAGGACGGCGCAGCGGGTCCTCACGCAGCTCGGAAAGGACACGAGAGAGGCGGAGCTTGGCGGCATCGCCGGGTACCTGCACGACATCGGCAACCTGATCAACAGAGAGGACCACGCGCAATCGGGCGCGCTCCTGTCGTATCAGCTCCTGACGGAGATGGGGTTGCCGCTCTCGGAGGTCATCACGATCGTCTCGTCGATAGGGAACCACCACGAGGACCACGGCGACCCCGTCGGGAACGTCTCCGCGGCGCTCATCCTCGCGGACAAGGCCGACGTGCACCGGTCGCGGGTCAGGAACCCGTCGACGCTCAGGTTCGACATCCATGACCGCGTGAACTTCGCCGTGAAGAAGTCCCAGCTCGAGGTCTATCCGGAGGAGCAGATCATCAAGCTGGATCTCACCATCGACACCTCGATCTCGCAGGTGATGGAGTACTTCGAGATCTTCATGTCGCGGATGGTGATCTCGAGGAAAGCGGCGGAGATCCTCGACTGCACGTACGAGCTCTCGATGAACGGCAACCGCCTGCTGTAG
- a CDS encoding tetratricopeptide repeat protein, translated as MRRVTAALALLLVASGLLLTGCGADPAFTSGKVYLADQNYQRAIEQLHIAIRNNPSAWEPRVYLGRTYGDLAEASTGESVTFPITKDGKAEKIEVQPGQTDILLPLVHDEFQKALELAPDEKAKEQVENAITQYWLIFHKRGEQYVEAARFEEAAPEFEKAIVIDDRRPDAYINLGYALHMSGNEDRAIEVFESALERAPGNATLKENLVSVYQAKGGALASAGDYPNALRYFEKIQRVAPETADINYNIGLMYYQTKEYREALKYFRVQLDTFGDDEEVLYRVFLAHWAIATNFDNEASVAIDEESKAVVLQSAQDAYMAALDPLLKLKAMNSEEVTYHRALARVYNKLGRNDEAMQELKEVEALLKGSD; from the coding sequence ATGAGGCGTGTGACCGCAGCCCTTGCGCTGCTGCTGGTGGCATCGGGCCTGTTGCTCACGGGGTGCGGAGCGGACCCGGCCTTCACGAGCGGCAAGGTGTACCTGGCCGACCAGAACTACCAGCGGGCGATCGAGCAGCTCCACATCGCGATCAGGAACAACCCCAGCGCGTGGGAGCCCCGCGTGTATCTCGGCAGAACGTACGGCGACCTCGCAGAAGCGAGCACCGGGGAGTCCGTGACGTTCCCGATCACGAAGGACGGAAAGGCCGAGAAGATCGAGGTCCAGCCCGGCCAGACGGACATCCTACTGCCCCTGGTCCACGACGAGTTCCAGAAGGCGCTCGAGCTTGCTCCCGACGAGAAGGCCAAGGAGCAGGTAGAGAACGCCATCACGCAGTACTGGCTGATCTTCCACAAGCGCGGCGAGCAGTACGTGGAGGCCGCGAGGTTCGAAGAGGCGGCCCCCGAGTTCGAGAAGGCGATCGTCATCGACGACCGGCGCCCCGACGCGTACATCAACCTGGGGTACGCGCTCCACATGAGCGGCAACGAGGACCGCGCGATCGAGGTGTTCGAGAGCGCGCTCGAGCGCGCCCCGGGCAACGCCACGCTCAAGGAGAACCTCGTGAGCGTGTACCAGGCCAAGGGCGGAGCGCTCGCCTCGGCCGGCGACTATCCGAACGCGCTCAGGTACTTCGAGAAGATCCAGCGGGTGGCGCCCGAGACCGCCGACATCAACTACAACATCGGCCTCATGTACTACCAGACGAAGGAGTACCGCGAGGCGCTCAAGTACTTCCGTGTCCAGCTCGACACGTTCGGCGACGACGAGGAGGTCCTCTACCGCGTGTTCCTCGCGCACTGGGCCATCGCCACGAACTTCGACAACGAGGCGTCGGTCGCGATCGATGAGGAGTCGAAGGCCGTCGTGCTCCAGTCCGCGCAGGACGCCTACATGGCAGCTCTCGATCCGCTTCTCAAGCTCAAGGCGATGAACAGCGAAGAGGTGACGTACCATCGCGCGCTGGCCAGGGTGTACAACAAGCTCGGCCGGAACGACGAGGCGATGCAGGAGCTCAAGGAGGTCGAGGCGCTCCTGAAGGGCTCGGACTAG
- the ilvC gene encoding ketol-acid reductoisomerase produces the protein MRAITERQIRGQRISRKTVAVVGFGSQGEAHALNLRDSGVRVVVGLRPRSRSRARARAAGLETMSVGDAAARGDVVAVLVPDEVAREVFDDEIVRRLRSDAAVLFAHGFAVRFSGLVVPEGRDVIMVAPMGPGQRLRERYLAGGGLPASFAVERDATGHARATALGYAKAIGCARVGLFETTFAEETEIDLFAEQAVLCGGVTRLVTAAFDTLVEAGYDPTLAYMECLYELDLTAGLIQRYGIAGMRDRISRTALFGDMVSGDLVVGKESRKGMRRILERVRSGSFARLWIADRRRGYPELRRRLAGEPGRLVERVGRKLAGVAHAPRSAGKSP, from the coding sequence ATGAGAGCCATCACAGAACGCCAGATCAGGGGACAGCGCATCTCCCGCAAGACCGTGGCCGTCGTCGGGTTCGGAAGCCAGGGCGAGGCGCACGCGCTGAACCTGCGGGACTCCGGCGTGCGCGTCGTCGTCGGCCTGAGGCCGAGGAGCCGCTCCAGGGCGCGGGCGCGGGCCGCGGGGCTCGAGACGATGTCGGTGGGCGACGCGGCGGCGCGCGGCGACGTTGTCGCCGTGCTCGTGCCGGACGAGGTCGCCCGCGAGGTCTTCGACGACGAGATCGTGCGTCGCCTCAGGTCGGACGCGGCCGTGCTCTTCGCCCACGGTTTCGCCGTGCGGTTCAGCGGCCTCGTCGTCCCGGAGGGCAGGGACGTCATCATGGTCGCGCCGATGGGGCCGGGGCAGAGGCTGCGCGAGCGCTACCTCGCCGGCGGCGGCCTGCCCGCGTCGTTCGCCGTGGAGCGCGACGCGACGGGGCACGCCAGGGCGACCGCGCTCGGCTACGCGAAGGCGATCGGGTGCGCGCGCGTGGGGCTCTTCGAGACGACGTTCGCGGAGGAGACCGAGATCGACCTCTTCGCCGAGCAGGCCGTGCTCTGCGGCGGCGTCACGCGGCTCGTGACCGCGGCGTTCGACACGCTTGTCGAGGCGGGCTACGACCCGACCCTGGCCTACATGGAGTGCCTCTACGAGCTCGACCTCACCGCGGGCCTCATCCAGCGATACGGCATCGCCGGCATGCGGGACCGCATCAGCCGCACCGCGCTCTTCGGCGACATGGTCAGCGGCGACCTGGTCGTGGGGAAGGAGTCGCGGAAGGGGATGCGACGGATCCTCGAGCGGGTCAGAAGCGGCTCGTTCGCCAGGCTCTGGATCGCGGACCGGCGAAGGGGGTACCCCGAGCTCCGGCGGCGGCTCGCCGGGGAGCCGGGCCGGCTCGTCGAGCGCGTCGGGCGGAAGCTCGCGGGCGTCGCGCACGCCCCGCGGAGCGCCGGGAAATCACCTTGA
- the rho gene encoding transcription termination factor Rho yields MPEKQDSRTTGTRRRTPATRTPRASAATPGPPPDPAAERPTQRSAPPAATVARGTEEKDSEAPSGLPPIPTNGENLNIGELKQRTIRELVQYAEHLGLEGVGGLRKQDLVFKILEGQAHRNGLIFSEGVLEILPDGYGFLRSADYNYLPGPDDIYVSPSQIKRFDLRKGDVVSGQVRPPKENERYFALLRVEAVNFENPETAKNKILFENLTPLYPQERLKLELDPSDMTTRIIDLLSPIGKGQRGLIVSPPRAGKTVILQKIANSITTNHPDVVLIVLLIDERPEEVTDMQRSVKGEVISSTFDEPADRHVQVADMVIEKAKRLVEHKKDVVVLLDSITRLARAHNTVVPHSGKILTGGVDANALQRPKRFFGAARNTEDAGSLTIMATALIDTGSRMDEVIFEEFKGTGNMELVLDRRLTDRRIFPSIDILKSGTRKEELLLPEEQINRLWVLRKFLSEQTPVGAMEFLLDKIRFTKTNQEFLTSMSSL; encoded by the coding sequence ATGCCAGAAAAGCAGGACAGCAGGACCACCGGCACGAGGCGGCGGACACCGGCCACCAGGACCCCGAGGGCATCCGCGGCAACCCCGGGACCGCCACCCGACCCGGCCGCCGAACGGCCCACGCAACGCTCCGCTCCGCCGGCGGCCACCGTGGCGCGCGGGACGGAGGAGAAGGACTCCGAGGCGCCGTCGGGCCTCCCACCGATCCCCACGAACGGCGAGAACCTGAACATCGGCGAGCTCAAGCAGCGCACGATCCGCGAGCTCGTCCAGTACGCGGAGCACCTGGGCCTCGAGGGAGTCGGCGGCCTCAGGAAGCAGGACCTCGTCTTCAAGATCCTCGAGGGGCAGGCTCACCGGAACGGTCTCATCTTCAGTGAGGGCGTGCTCGAGATCCTGCCCGACGGGTACGGGTTCCTGCGGTCGGCCGACTACAACTACCTCCCGGGGCCCGACGACATCTACGTCTCGCCGTCCCAGATCAAGCGCTTCGACCTCAGGAAGGGCGACGTGGTCTCGGGACAGGTGAGGCCTCCGAAGGAGAACGAGCGGTACTTCGCGCTCCTCCGCGTCGAGGCGGTCAACTTCGAGAACCCCGAGACCGCGAAGAACAAGATCCTCTTTGAGAACCTGACGCCTCTCTACCCGCAGGAGCGGCTCAAGCTCGAGCTGGACCCCAGCGACATGACGACGCGCATCATCGACCTCCTCTCGCCCATCGGGAAGGGGCAGCGAGGTCTGATCGTGTCGCCGCCGCGCGCCGGCAAGACGGTCATCCTCCAGAAGATCGCGAACAGCATCACCACCAACCACCCCGACGTCGTCCTCATCGTCCTCCTGATCGACGAGCGCCCCGAGGAGGTCACCGACATGCAGCGGTCGGTCAAGGGGGAGGTCATCAGCTCGACGTTCGACGAGCCGGCCGACCGGCACGTGCAGGTCGCCGACATGGTCATCGAGAAGGCCAAGCGGCTCGTCGAGCACAAGAAGGACGTGGTCGTACTCCTCGACTCCATCACGCGGCTCGCGAGGGCGCACAACACGGTCGTTCCGCACAGCGGGAAGATCCTCACGGGCGGCGTGGACGCCAACGCGCTCCAGCGGCCCAAGCGCTTCTTCGGCGCCGCGAGGAACACCGAGGACGCTGGGTCGCTCACCATCATGGCGACCGCGCTCATCGACACGGGATCGAGGATGGACGAGGTCATCTTCGAGGAGTTCAAGGGCACGGGCAACATGGAGCTCGTGCTGGACCGGCGGCTCACCGACCGGCGCATCTTCCCCTCGATCGACATTCTGAAGTCGGGCACGCGGAAGGAAGAGCTCCTGCTGCCGGAGGAGCAGATCAACAGGCTGTGGGTTCTCAGGAAGTTCCTGAGCGAGCAGACGCCCGTGGGGGCGATGGAGTTCCTCCTGGACAAGATCCGTTTCACGAAGACCAACCAGGAGTTCCTGACCTCGATGAGCTCGCTGTAG
- the rpmE gene encoding 50S ribosomal protein L31 codes for MKKEIHPKYQEATVTCVCGNQFKTRSTLKEIKVEICAACHPFFTGQQKLVDSAGRVERFVKKYGKIGSTDSAAAKTEAPAAGETKPAE; via the coding sequence ATGAAGAAGGAGATCCACCCGAAGTACCAGGAAGCCACCGTCACGTGCGTGTGCGGCAACCAGTTCAAGACGCGATCGACGCTCAAGGAGATCAAGGTCGAGATCTGCGCCGCGTGCCATCCGTTCTTCACCGGCCAGCAGAAGCTCGTCGACAGCGCGGGGCGCGTCGAGCGCTTCGTGAAGAAGTACGGGAAGATCGGATCGACGGACTCCGCGGCCGCGAAGACCGAGGCGCCTGCGGCCGGAGAGACGAAGCCCGCGGAGTAG
- a CDS encoding FAD-dependent thymidylate synthase yields MPETGHPLRVYTLDGLPAEVVAVAFAKTSRVPDPFDAIARELTEADSSRFHEKWVVGYGHSSVAEHAVLSIAVENLSVLAAKVLEENRLSSFTEKSTRYQVMDGSNYHTPPAFSDGRPAAAYRGAVTALFAAYADAVREARAWCEREAAERPTEGAPSPSARACDMVRCLLPAAAKTNVGWTVNARSLGHAVVKMASHELSEVREIARELKRVAGAKLPTLLRHTEASPYLAAWEERVNAAAPGRSPVRGGRGAESGADGVRLVRHDPDGEERVLAALLFRATGRSYADARAAVADMNEKARRALLDASLRGIGGHEAPVREFESAGYTFEIVVDFGAYRDIQRHRMTSQTRQLLGVELGYAIPDDARAAGVAGRVERALDEARERCRELAAIDPVHAQYAVPLAFNQRFLISMNFREAYQFVRLRSRSGGHESYRRVARAVKREIERAHPLLGALIPAGDAGAPDGRAQCAAAQAEGGPRPART; encoded by the coding sequence ATGCCTGAGACAGGGCACCCGCTCCGCGTCTACACGCTCGACGGGCTGCCGGCCGAGGTCGTCGCCGTCGCCTTCGCGAAGACCTCGCGCGTGCCGGACCCCTTCGACGCCATCGCGCGCGAGCTCACCGAGGCGGATTCGTCCCGCTTTCACGAGAAGTGGGTGGTCGGCTACGGGCACTCGTCGGTGGCCGAGCACGCGGTGCTCTCCATCGCCGTCGAGAACCTGTCGGTCCTCGCGGCGAAGGTCCTCGAGGAGAACCGGCTCTCTTCCTTCACCGAGAAGTCCACGCGCTATCAGGTCATGGACGGCTCGAACTACCACACGCCGCCTGCCTTCTCGGACGGGCGCCCCGCTGCGGCGTACCGCGGCGCCGTGACCGCGCTCTTCGCGGCGTACGCCGACGCGGTCCGCGAGGCCCGGGCGTGGTGCGAGCGCGAGGCCGCCGAGCGGCCGACCGAGGGCGCGCCGAGCCCGTCGGCCAGGGCCTGCGACATGGTGCGCTGCCTCCTTCCGGCCGCCGCCAAGACGAACGTCGGCTGGACGGTCAACGCGCGCAGCCTCGGACACGCCGTCGTGAAGATGGCATCCCACGAGCTGTCCGAGGTGCGGGAGATCGCGCGGGAGCTCAAGCGCGTCGCCGGGGCGAAGTTGCCGACGCTCCTGCGACACACCGAGGCGTCGCCGTACCTCGCGGCGTGGGAGGAGCGGGTGAACGCGGCCGCGCCGGGGCGCTCCCCGGTGCGGGGAGGCCGTGGCGCGGAGAGCGGGGCCGACGGCGTGCGCCTCGTGCGGCACGACCCCGACGGCGAGGAGAGGGTCCTGGCAGCGCTCCTCTTCCGGGCGACCGGGCGCTCGTACGCCGACGCCCGGGCCGCGGTCGCCGACATGAACGAGAAGGCAAGGCGTGCGCTCTTGGATGCGTCGCTTCGCGGGATCGGAGGCCATGAGGCGCCGGTCCGCGAGTTCGAGAGCGCAGGCTACACCTTTGAGATCGTGGTGGACTTCGGCGCCTACAGGGACATCCAGCGCCACAGGATGACGAGTCAGACGCGCCAGCTTCTCGGGGTCGAGCTCGGCTACGCGATCCCCGACGACGCGCGCGCGGCCGGCGTGGCGGGGCGCGTCGAGCGCGCGCTCGACGAGGCGCGCGAGCGGTGCCGCGAGCTTGCCGCCATCGACCCCGTGCACGCGCAGTATGCCGTCCCGCTGGCGTTCAACCAGCGGTTCCTCATCTCGATGAACTTCAGGGAGGCGTACCAGTTCGTGCGCCTGCGCTCGCGGTCCGGCGGACACGAGTCGTACAGGCGCGTGGCGCGCGCCGTGAAGCGCGAGATCGAGCGAGCGCACCCGCTCCTGGGCGCGCTCATCCCGGCGGGCGACGCAGGCGCGCCGGACGGACGCGCGCAGTGCGCGGCGGCGCAGGCGGAAGGCGGGCCGCGGCCCGCGCGGACGTGA
- a CDS encoding DUF1385 domain-containing protein, producing the protein MSETPDSRPASPVSGCADQSGAVHYGGQAVIEGVMMRGPDRVATAVRLPDGTITVQTSQFVSASKRSRLLRSPVVRGGLTLIESLALGIRALNYSASVAMEAAEGKPAAGDAAGDAAAGPAPRGKSGDWKTSLALSGTMVLAFALGILVFFYVPLVIAGRLNIESGILFNLVDGVIRVVFFIAYIWGISLWKEMRRVFEYHGAEHKAIFTQEAGQPLTVENARRFTTRHPRCGTSFLLIVMVVSILVFMLTGKPHSIAQRLARILLVPVIAGISYEIMKLSAKKAARAWARVISAPGVWLQRITTREPSDEQLEVAIAALSAVLAGKDDARQTAVDQGQA; encoded by the coding sequence ATGAGCGAGACGCCCGACAGCCGGCCGGCAAGCCCCGTGTCCGGATGCGCGGACCAGAGCGGCGCCGTCCACTACGGCGGGCAGGCGGTCATCGAGGGCGTGATGATGCGCGGGCCGGACCGCGTCGCGACGGCGGTGAGGCTCCCCGACGGGACGATCACCGTTCAGACCTCGCAGTTCGTGTCGGCGTCGAAGCGCAGCCGTCTCCTCCGTTCGCCCGTCGTGCGCGGCGGGCTCACGCTCATCGAGTCGCTCGCGCTCGGCATCCGGGCGCTGAACTACTCGGCGAGCGTGGCGATGGAGGCGGCGGAGGGGAAGCCGGCGGCGGGCGACGCGGCGGGCGACGCGGCGGCGGGTCCAGCGCCCCGCGGGAAGAGCGGCGACTGGAAGACGTCGCTCGCGCTCTCGGGGACGATGGTCCTCGCCTTCGCCCTCGGCATCCTCGTGTTCTTCTACGTCCCGCTCGTCATCGCGGGCCGGCTCAACATCGAGAGCGGCATCCTCTTCAACCTCGTGGACGGCGTCATCCGCGTCGTCTTCTTCATCGCGTACATCTGGGGCATCTCGCTGTGGAAGGAGATGCGCCGCGTCTTCGAGTACCACGGCGCCGAGCACAAGGCCATCTTCACGCAGGAAGCGGGCCAGCCCCTCACGGTCGAGAACGCGAGGCGCTTCACGACGCGGCATCCGCGCTGCGGGACGAGCTTCCTTCTCATCGTGATGGTCGTGAGCATCCTGGTCTTCATGCTGACCGGCAAGCCGCACAGCATCGCGCAGAGGCTCGCGCGGATCCTGCTCGTGCCGGTCATCGCGGGGATCTCCTACGAGATCATGAAGCTCTCGGCGAAGAAGGCCGCGCGGGCGTGGGCGAGGGTCATCTCGGCGCCCGGCGTCTGGCTCCAGCGCATCACGACGCGGGAGCCGTCCGACGAGCAGCTCGAAGTGGCGATCGCGGCGCTGTCGGCCGTGCTGGCGGGGAAGGACGATGCTCGACAAACTGCGGTCGATCAAGGCCAGGCATGA
- the prfA gene encoding peptide chain release factor 1, which translates to MLDKLRSIKARHDELERLLADPGVLADRHLLKKYSKERAGVQEIVEATARYERVLADLREAAALMESSADKDERQFARDEFETLEAKRAAIEEQLKALLVPKDPNDEKNIIVEIRAGTGGEEAALFASDLFRMYNRYADSRRWKVDVMSSNPSGAGGFKEIIFAVEGAGAYSRFKFESGVHRVQRVPATEASGRIHTSAATVAVLPEAEEVDIEVRPEELQIDVFRSSGPGGQSVNTTDSAVRVTHKPTGLVVTCQDEKSQHKNKAKALKVLRARLYERAMAEQEREMAEMRRSQVSTGDRSAKIRTYNFPQNRVTDHRIGLTVHGIDRIMDGGIDDLITALATQHQAEQIASSSR; encoded by the coding sequence ATGCTCGACAAACTGCGGTCGATCAAGGCCAGGCATGACGAGCTCGAGCGGCTTCTCGCCGACCCGGGCGTGCTGGCCGACCGGCACCTCCTGAAGAAGTACTCGAAGGAGCGCGCGGGCGTCCAGGAGATCGTCGAGGCCACCGCGCGATATGAGCGCGTCCTCGCGGACCTCCGCGAGGCGGCCGCCCTCATGGAGTCGAGCGCCGACAAGGACGAGCGGCAGTTCGCGCGCGACGAGTTCGAGACGCTCGAGGCGAAGCGCGCGGCGATCGAGGAGCAGCTCAAGGCCCTTCTCGTCCCGAAGGACCCCAACGACGAGAAGAACATCATCGTCGAGATCCGGGCCGGCACGGGCGGCGAGGAAGCGGCGCTCTTCGCGTCGGACCTCTTTCGCATGTACAACCGCTACGCCGACTCCCGCCGGTGGAAGGTGGACGTGATGAGCTCGAACCCGTCGGGCGCGGGCGGGTTCAAGGAGATCATCTTCGCCGTCGAGGGCGCGGGGGCGTACAGCCGGTTCAAGTTCGAAAGCGGCGTCCACCGCGTGCAGCGGGTCCCCGCGACCGAGGCGTCGGGCCGCATCCACACGTCGGCGGCGACGGTCGCCGTGCTGCCCGAGGCCGAGGAGGTGGACATCGAGGTGAGGCCCGAGGAGCTCCAGATCGACGTGTTCCGGTCGTCCGGGCCCGGCGGGCAGAGCGTGAACACGACGGACTCGGCCGTGCGCGTGACGCACAAGCCGACGGGGCTCGTCGTCACCTGTCAGGACGAGAAGTCGCAGCACAAGAACAAGGCCAAGGCGCTCAAGGTCCTGCGCGCGCGGCTGTACGAGCGCGCGATGGCGGAGCAGGAGCGCGAGATGGCGGAGATGCGCAGGAGCCAGGTGTCCACGGGCGACCGCAGCGCCAAGATCCGCACGTACAACTTCCCGCAGAACCGCGTCACCGACCACAGGATCGGCCTCACCGTCCACGGCATCGACCGGATCATGGACGGCGGGATCGACGACCTCATTACGGCGCTCGCCACGCAGCATCAGGCCGAGCAGATCGCCAGCTCGTCGCGATGA
- the prmC gene encoding peptide chain release factor N(5)-glutamine methyltransferase produces MSAWTVLGMIEWSRGYLAGKGFENARLEAELLLSHTLSIPRVGLYTDHDRVLTAEELARYKGLLKRRLAGEPVQYVTGTAGFMFAEFEVNRSVLIPRPETEALTEIALKFLGDLAAGTTAHRAGGLLVADIGTGSGVIATTIALKVPAAAVYATDVSAEAVALAERNAQRAGVADRVRFLVGPLFDPLDAAGLRGRLSAIVSNPPYVRSEDIAGLPSEVRDFEPRVALDGGVDGLDSLRAIAQDGPVFLAPGGALFLEVGEGQARAVEEMLKPALRDVRAYKDYAGRARIVFGRNDG; encoded by the coding sequence ATGAGCGCCTGGACCGTCCTCGGCATGATCGAGTGGAGCAGGGGCTATCTCGCGGGGAAGGGCTTCGAGAACGCCAGGCTCGAGGCCGAGCTCCTCCTGTCGCACACGCTCTCGATCCCGCGCGTGGGGCTCTACACCGACCACGACCGCGTGCTCACGGCCGAGGAGCTCGCGAGGTACAAGGGGCTTCTCAAGCGGCGCCTCGCGGGGGAGCCGGTGCAGTACGTCACCGGGACGGCGGGGTTCATGTTCGCGGAGTTCGAGGTGAACCGCTCCGTGCTCATCCCGCGGCCCGAGACCGAGGCGCTCACCGAGATCGCGCTCAAGTTCCTCGGCGACCTCGCGGCCGGGACGACGGCGCACCGCGCAGGCGGCCTCCTCGTCGCCGACATCGGCACGGGGTCCGGCGTCATCGCGACGACGATCGCGCTCAAGGTCCCCGCCGCGGCCGTCTACGCGACCGACGTCTCGGCCGAGGCGGTCGCGCTGGCGGAGCGGAACGCGCAGCGCGCGGGCGTGGCGGACCGCGTGCGGTTCCTCGTCGGCCCGCTCTTCGATCCGCTCGACGCCGCGGGGCTTCGCGGGAGGCTGTCCGCCATCGTGTCGAACCCCCCGTACGTCCGCTCCGAGGACATCGCGGGGCTGCCGAGCGAGGTCCGCGACTTCGAGCCGCGCGTGGCGCTCGACGGCGGCGTGGATGGGCTTGACTCGCTTCGCGCCATCGCTCAGGATGGGCCGGTGTTCCTCGCGCCGGGCGGCGCGCTCTTCCTCGAGGTCGGAGAGGGGCAGGCGCGGGCCGTCGAGGAGATGCTGAAGCCCGCGCTGCGCGACGTCCGGGCCTACAAGGACTACGCGGGTCGCGCGAGGATCGTGTTCGGGAGGAACGATGGATAG